A genomic stretch from Dissulfurispira thermophila includes:
- a CDS encoding SoxR reducing system RseC family protein has protein sequence MEEIGIVKEIIGPKAIVVVQRQSGCDSCPGGSICKLSGNDAEIEAVNEVKAKVGDSVRIAFKPYTYLKGTVFIYGIPAIMLIIGAIVGKEYLSRFLPNIDPDIISAIGGFSFFILTFFFMKVWMKRYEGKKEYMPVIIEIME, from the coding sequence ATGGAAGAGATAGGGATTGTAAAAGAAATCATTGGTCCGAAGGCTATTGTAGTTGTTCAACGGCAAAGCGGATGTGACTCTTGCCCTGGCGGATCTATATGCAAATTATCAGGGAATGATGCTGAAATAGAGGCAGTGAACGAGGTAAAGGCAAAAGTAGGAGATAGCGTCAGAATTGCATTTAAGCCATATACCTATCTGAAAGGAACAGTGTTTATTTACGGCATACCAGCCATAATGCTCATAATCGGCGCAATTGTTGGAAAGGAATATTTGAGCAGGTTTTTACCAAACATAGATCCAGATATTATATCAGCCATCGGTGGATTCAGCTTTTTTATACTCACTTTCTTTTTTATGAAGGTCTGGATGAAGAGGTATGAAGGCAAAAAGGAATATATGCCGGTGATAATCGAAATAATGGAATGA
- the fusA gene encoding elongation factor G → MARLDAEKIRNVAIIAHSGAGKTSLSEAVLFNAGAIDRMGNIEDGNTTMDYEPEEIFRKISITSAVAYYDYKGHRINLIDTPGFVNFIEDTRGCLRVADGAIVIVSAISGVKAETEKVWKYACEFEVPRVVFINKMDKETANFYRALGELEKSFESEAIPLYIPVGEGQDFSGIIDLIFMKAYIKGQETEIPADIKTIADEYRRKLVEKVAESDDSLLEKYLEGGELTADEIIKGVKEGSLTRRFIPVLCGAATMNTGIVQLMDAMLLCLPSPIEMSRISPIRGKNPKDGKDVERKPIETEPLTAYVFKTIADPYAGKLSIFRVYSGVLKADSTVVNANTGAKERVGQVFYLLGKKHIPVQSVGPGEIAAVVKLKDTNVGDTLCEDHHPLILENVKFADPVISYAIAPKSKGDEEKVSSGLHRILEEDPTLHFTRDEESKEMILSGMGQVHLEVALEKLKRKFGVEVVMKTPKIPYRETIRASAKAQGKYKKQSGGRGQYGDCWIEIEPLPRGGGYEFVDKIVGGVIPQQYRPAVEKGIIETMKEGIIAGYPVVDMKVTLYDGSYHSVDSSEMAFKIAGSMALKKAFQDARPVILEPIMKVEVIVPDETLGSVIGDLNSRRGKVQGVEPQAGGNQKILCLVPMAEMLTYANQLQSITSGRGLYSMEFSHYEEVPGHISQKIIAERQKQKAEEH, encoded by the coding sequence ATGGCAAGGTTAGATGCTGAGAAGATCAGGAATGTGGCTATAATCGCCCATAGCGGTGCTGGAAAGACTTCATTGTCAGAGGCTGTTCTTTTTAATGCAGGTGCTATTGACAGGATGGGTAATATCGAAGATGGGAACACTACAATGGATTATGAGCCAGAGGAGATTTTTAGAAAGATAAGCATTACATCTGCTGTTGCATACTACGATTATAAAGGTCATAGAATAAATCTTATAGATACCCCCGGCTTTGTGAATTTTATAGAAGACACAAGGGGATGTCTCAGGGTTGCTGATGGTGCAATTGTTATTGTGAGTGCCATATCAGGAGTGAAGGCAGAGACAGAAAAGGTATGGAAATATGCTTGTGAATTTGAAGTGCCAAGAGTTGTTTTCATAAACAAAATGGACAAAGAAACAGCAAACTTTTATAGGGCATTGGGTGAGCTTGAGAAATCATTTGAATCTGAAGCAATTCCCTTATATATACCTGTGGGAGAGGGACAAGATTTTTCAGGTATTATTGACCTTATATTTATGAAGGCATACATAAAGGGTCAGGAAACCGAGATACCTGCTGATATAAAAACTATTGCTGATGAATACAGGAGAAAACTCGTAGAGAAAGTTGCAGAGTCTGATGACTCACTTTTAGAAAAATATCTTGAGGGCGGAGAACTTACTGCAGATGAAATAATCAAGGGTGTAAAAGAGGGGTCTCTTACAAGGAGATTTATCCCTGTTTTATGCGGGGCTGCGACTATGAATACTGGTATAGTTCAGCTTATGGATGCAATGCTTTTATGTCTGCCTTCCCCTATAGAGATGAGCAGAATATCTCCTATAAGGGGAAAGAATCCAAAAGATGGTAAAGATGTTGAAAGAAAGCCTATAGAGACCGAACCCCTGACAGCTTATGTATTTAAAACCATTGCCGATCCTTATGCAGGCAAGCTTTCTATTTTTAGGGTATATTCTGGTGTTCTAAAGGCAGATTCTACTGTTGTAAATGCTAATACTGGTGCAAAAGAGAGGGTAGGCCAGGTATTTTACCTTTTGGGGAAAAAACATATTCCTGTTCAATCTGTTGGGCCTGGTGAAATTGCAGCAGTTGTGAAACTTAAAGACACAAATGTCGGTGATACATTGTGCGAGGATCACCACCCTCTTATCCTTGAAAACGTTAAATTTGCAGATCCTGTAATTTCTTATGCAATAGCACCAAAGAGCAAAGGTGATGAAGAAAAGGTGAGTTCAGGACTCCATAGGATATTGGAGGAAGACCCAACGCTCCATTTTACAAGGGATGAGGAATCAAAGGAGATGATACTATCAGGTATGGGACAGGTTCATCTTGAGGTGGCATTAGAAAAACTCAAGAGAAAGTTTGGTGTTGAAGTGGTGATGAAGACACCGAAGATCCCTTATAGAGAGACTATCAGGGCATCTGCAAAGGCGCAGGGCAAATACAAGAAACAGTCAGGAGGCCGTGGGCAGTATGGAGATTGCTGGATAGAGATAGAGCCTTTGCCGAGAGGCGGCGGATATGAATTTGTTGACAAGATTGTTGGTGGAGTTATTCCCCAGCAATATAGACCTGCTGTTGAGAAAGGGATAATAGAGACAATGAAGGAAGGGATAATAGCTGGTTATCCTGTTGTAGATATGAAGGTTACATTATATGATGGTTCCTACCACTCTGTTGATTCCTCTGAAATGGCATTTAAGATAGCAGGTTCTATGGCATTGAAAAAGGCATTTCAGGATGCAAGGCCTGTAATCCTTGAGCCAATAATGAAGGTAGAGGTAATAGTTCCTGATGAGACCCTTGGTTCAGTTATAGGTGATTTAAATTCAAGGAGAGGTAAGGTCCAGGGGGTTGAGCCTCAGGCAGGAGGAAATCAAAAAATACTGTGTCTTGTTCCAATGGCAGAGATGCTTACATATGCAAATCAACTTCAGAGTATTACATCAGGAAGGGGGCTCTATTCAATGGAGTTCTCTCATTACGAAGAGGTGCCGGGGCATATATCGCAGAAGATAATAGCTGAGAGACAAAAGCAAAAGGCAGAAGAACATTGA
- a CDS encoding DUF4258 domain-containing protein — MPIEIEFSLHSLLKIELLMSHGIDVSKEAVEDIIRNPDRIGVGYKERLIAQKGFDDTRVLRVVYESLPEKIYVVTVYPGRRSRYEKD, encoded by the coding sequence ATGCCGATAGAAATTGAATTTAGTCTGCATTCATTGCTTAAGATTGAACTGCTGATGTCTCATGGCATAGATGTGTCAAAGGAGGCAGTTGAAGATATTATCAGGAATCCTGATAGAATAGGTGTAGGTTATAAAGAAAGGTTGATTGCCCAAAAGGGCTTTGATGATACTCGTGTTTTAAGAGTTGTTTATGAATCACTGCCTGAGAAGATTTATGTTGTAACCGTCTATCCGGGAAGGAGGTCCAGATATGAGAAAGATTAA
- a CDS encoding DUF2283 domain-containing protein, whose protein sequence is MRKIKYSKDVDALLIELSDKQIDYAEEEGQMIIHFSKDGEPVLLEILDAKDFILNSLSSVVKEKEVAIP, encoded by the coding sequence ATGAGAAAGATTAAATACAGCAAGGATGTAGATGCCCTTCTTATTGAGCTTTCAGACAAACAGATAGATTACGCCGAGGAAGAGGGCCAGATGATTATCCATTTTTCTAAAGACGGAGAGCCTGTCCTTCTTGAAATACTCGATGCAAAAGACTTTATTCTCAACTCGCTTTCCAGTGTCGTGAAAGAAAAGGAAGTAGCAATTCCGTAA
- the argH gene encoding argininosuccinate lyase, with amino-acid sequence MKKPWSGRFTEKTADIVEQFTESISFDRRLWKYDIEGSIAHAKMLAKQGIIPKRDADRIIKGLKEIYREIEDGRFKFREELEDIHMNIEAALIEKVGDIGGRLHTARSRNDQVALDIRLYLRTEVKEIISLLKNLETVLADMAEKYLAIIMPGYTHLQRAQPVLLSHHLMAYAQMFDRDRERFGDALNRINVLPLGSCALAGTTLPTDRHYVAELLGFDFISENSMDSVSDRDFLLEFLSCSSIFMMHTSRMAEELILWSSEEFSFIELPDAFTTGSSIMPQKKNPDVAELMRGKTGRVYGNLMSLLTTMKGLPLTYNRDMQEDKEPVFDTVDTVKLTLNALIQMLPKIKFNEKRMHDTAGEAFSTATDIAEYLVKKGIPFRTAHEITGRIVRYCIDNSKRLSDLSISEYKSFSNSIGSEIYKFIGTSESVNAKKSYGGTSPEMVREQIKRFRKRLR; translated from the coding sequence ATGAAAAAACCCTGGTCAGGAAGGTTTACAGAGAAAACAGCAGATATTGTAGAGCAATTTACAGAGTCCATCTCTTTTGACAGGAGGCTATGGAAATACGATATTGAAGGAAGTATTGCACATGCAAAGATGTTGGCAAAGCAGGGAATTATCCCAAAGAGAGATGCTGACAGGATAATAAAAGGTTTAAAGGAAATTTACAGAGAGATAGAAGATGGCAGGTTTAAATTCAGAGAAGAGCTTGAAGATATTCATATGAATATTGAGGCTGCCTTAATTGAAAAGGTTGGGGATATTGGGGGGAGGCTCCATACTGCAAGGTCAAGAAATGATCAGGTTGCACTTGACATCAGGCTTTATCTCAGGACAGAGGTCAAAGAAATAATCTCACTTTTAAAAAATCTTGAGACTGTTCTTGCAGACATGGCAGAAAAGTATCTCGCTATTATTATGCCCGGATATACGCATCTTCAAAGGGCGCAGCCGGTTCTTTTGTCTCATCACTTGATGGCTTATGCACAGATGTTTGACAGAGATAGAGAGAGGTTTGGGGATGCACTAAATCGCATAAATGTCCTACCTCTCGGCTCATGCGCACTTGCAGGAACAACACTTCCAACAGACAGGCATTATGTTGCAGAGCTTCTTGGATTTGATTTCATATCGGAAAATAGCATGGATTCAGTATCTGACAGGGACTTTTTACTTGAATTCCTTTCGTGTTCTTCTATTTTTATGATGCATACCTCAAGGATGGCAGAGGAGCTGATACTCTGGTCTTCTGAGGAATTCTCTTTTATAGAATTGCCTGATGCATTTACAACAGGCTCAAGCATTATGCCACAAAAGAAAAATCCTGATGTAGCGGAATTAATGCGAGGGAAGACAGGAAGGGTCTATGGTAATCTCATGAGTCTATTAACAACAATGAAAGGTCTTCCTCTCACTTATAATAGAGATATGCAGGAAGACAAAGAGCCTGTCTTTGATACTGTTGATACAGTCAAATTAACACTGAACGCCCTTATTCAGATGCTTCCAAAAATAAAATTTAATGAAAAGAGGATGCATGATACAGCAGGTGAAGCTTTTTCAACTGCTACAGATATTGCTGAATACCTTGTGAAAAAAGGCATTCCATTCAGAACTGCTCATGAAATTACAGGCAGGATAGTTCGTTATTGTATTGATAATAGTAAGAGGCTTTCTGATTTAAGTATATCCGAATATAAATCCTTCTCAAATAGCATAGGCAGTGAGATTTATAAGTTCATCGGCACATCTGAATCTGTAAATGCAAAGAAATCATATGGAGGCACATCACCTGAAATGGTGAGGGAGCAGATCAAAAGGTTCAGGAAAAGGCTAAGATGA
- a CDS encoding fibronectin type III domain-containing protein, producing MKFRYRFSFALLLICIALSIISCGRKGDPTLRTFEKPMPVKEIKVTHRENELIISWSYPSAEREKIRGFYIEKAEIKGQESGVGMPDFKNIMFLRSDASQFIDKDFKIGQSYLYKIRVYSLRDIISDESPVIKVNPRHLPEPPARLSYKVSNDSLEIIWQNAEKNEGQRVIRYNIYRSTEKGKYPTSPLNSSPLREPFFRDVVEKARPVYYTIRALLDTELRDEGYPSEEIEVNPKTFIPSQPHNLKYVPSEKKVYLMWDENPEIWVRGYRIYRKKETEVVFSLIGESTLPAFTDNEPLSSKRAYFISAVGPGKESIPSEIVEVYPLSER from the coding sequence ATGAAGTTTAGGTATAGGTTTTCATTTGCTTTGCTTCTGATTTGTATCGCCTTGTCTATTATCTCCTGCGGTAGAAAGGGAGATCCGACCCTTAGAACATTTGAAAAGCCAATGCCTGTAAAAGAGATAAAGGTAACTCATCGTGAGAATGAGCTTATAATTTCGTGGTCATATCCATCAGCAGAGAGAGAAAAGATAAGAGGTTTTTATATAGAGAAGGCAGAAATAAAAGGTCAGGAGTCAGGAGTTGGGATGCCTGATTTCAAAAACATTATGTTCCTGAGAAGTGATGCCTCACAGTTTATTGATAAAGACTTTAAGATAGGACAAAGTTATCTTTATAAGATTCGGGTTTACAGTTTGAGGGATATTATCAGCGATGAATCCCCGGTTATTAAGGTAAATCCTCGACATCTTCCTGAGCCTCCAGCGAGGCTATCATATAAGGTAAGCAATGACTCTTTAGAAATTATATGGCAGAATGCAGAAAAAAATGAGGGGCAGAGGGTGATTAGATATAACATATACAGAAGCACTGAGAAGGGTAAATACCCGACATCTCCGCTAAACAGCAGCCCATTAAGAGAGCCTTTTTTTAGGGATGTTGTAGAAAAGGCAAGACCTGTATATTATACAATCCGTGCACTTCTTGATACAGAACTCAGAGATGAAGGCTATCCATCAGAAGAAATAGAGGTTAATCCTAAAACCTTTATACCTTCACAACCACACAATCTGAAATATGTTCCATCAGAAAAAAAGGTTTATCTTATGTGGGATGAAAATCCTGAGATCTGGGTGAGGGGATACAGGATATACAGAAAAAAAGAAACAGAGGTAGTATTTTCATTAATAGGGGAATCTACTCTGCCAGCCTTTACAGACAATGAGCCTCTTTCTTCAAAGAGGGCATATTTTATAAGTGCTGTTGGACCTGGCAAAGAAAGTATCCCATCAGAGATTGTGGAGGTCTATCCTTTATCGGAGAGATAA
- the hypE gene encoding hydrogenase expression/formation protein HypE, protein MEKILLGHGSGGKLMHNLIREYFVPEFGLKELNDSAIIELGYNVVRTPESMQLPGDTVARNISVPSKVRKQALQSNNPEIALPSACNNKFRFAFTTDSYVVSPIFFPGGNIGELAVNGTVNDLSMVGAVPLYLSVGFIIEEGFPFNSLKTILSSMAESARRAGVKIVAGDTKVVDKGKGDGIFINTSGVGIIPDGIELSPSNISAGDRVIVSGFIGNHGIAVLSERNGLFFDPPVLSDTASLNGLVKFMFDAASKSAISNPHSSIKMMRDPTRGGIATTLKELAIESNLCIIIYEEAMPISNGVRGACELLGLDPLYIANEGILIAIVSPDMANLLVEQMRLHPMGRDAVIIGEVVDSDQRTNGMVLLKTSIGGTRIIDMLAGEQLPRIC, encoded by the coding sequence ATGGAAAAAATACTTTTAGGTCATGGCAGTGGCGGCAAGTTGATGCACAACTTGATCAGGGAATATTTTGTGCCTGAATTTGGTCTAAAAGAACTCAATGATTCTGCGATAATTGAGCTGGGCTACAATGTCGTTCGTACCCCAGAAAGTATGCAACTCCCAGGTGACACTGTTGCAAGAAACATATCTGTCCCGAGCAAAGTGAGGAAACAAGCTTTGCAATCCAATAATCCAGAGATTGCTTTGCCTTCGGCTTGCAATAACAAATTTAGGTTTGCATTCACAACAGATTCTTATGTGGTTTCCCCGATTTTCTTTCCTGGTGGCAATATTGGAGAGCTTGCAGTAAACGGCACTGTGAATGATCTTTCAATGGTTGGTGCTGTCCCACTCTATCTATCTGTGGGATTTATTATTGAAGAAGGTTTTCCGTTTAATAGTTTAAAGACAATACTATCGTCAATGGCTGAGTCTGCCAGAAGGGCAGGTGTAAAAATAGTAGCGGGTGATACAAAAGTTGTAGATAAAGGTAAAGGAGATGGCATATTTATCAACACAAGCGGTGTAGGTATTATTCCCGATGGTATTGAACTCAGTCCGAGTAATATTAGTGCTGGAGACAGGGTGATAGTGAGCGGATTTATAGGAAATCACGGAATAGCTGTGTTATCTGAGAGAAATGGGCTTTTTTTTGACCCACCTGTTTTGAGTGATACAGCGTCATTGAATGGGCTTGTGAAATTTATGTTTGATGCTGCATCTAAATCTGCAATTAGCAATCCGCATTCATCAATTAAAATGATGAGGGACCCAACAAGGGGAGGAATTGCTACGACATTAAAGGAATTAGCTATTGAATCCAATCTCTGCATTATTATTTATGAGGAAGCGATGCCTATATCAAATGGTGTTAGAGGTGCTTGTGAACTTCTTGGATTGGATCCGCTCTATATTGCAAATGAAGGCATCCTTATAGCTATTGTATCTCCTGACATGGCTAATTTATTAGTGGAGCAAATGAGATTACATCCAATGGGAAGAGATGCAGTGATTATAGGAGAAGTTGTTGACAGTGATCAGAGAACCAATGGAATGGTTTTGCTCAAGACATCGATTGGTGGTACCAGAATTATAGATATGCTTGCTGGAGAACAACTGCCGAGAATATGCTAA
- a CDS encoding peptidylprolyl isomerase, whose protein sequence is MIKKYSLLFTAYCLLLIVFGYTTIASSAILLDRVMAIVNKEVITWSDLYKAMEFEATDEIKAMKDDARRKFFKENESIFLESLIDMRLQLQEASREGISASDEDVNRAIENIKKKYSMTDEAFKEAISKEGFTLAEYRKKLSEQITISRIVDHDVKSKILVTEGEIDRYISEHKELEKESEGFNISHIFLRKTDDRKQLEEKAMGIYKKIKAGENFSELAKQYSEDASASMGGELGFIKKSDMSKDFLNILSNMKNGDVSEPFWGENGIHIIRLNEKKEIKGPNELREIVRQRLLEDKFNKEYKNWIKGLREKAYVEIKL, encoded by the coding sequence ATGATTAAAAAATATAGTTTGTTGTTTACTGCTTATTGCTTATTGCTTATTGTATTTGGCTATACAACAATTGCAAGCAGTGCTATTTTGCTCGATAGAGTCATGGCGATAGTTAATAAAGAGGTAATAACATGGAGCGATCTCTATAAAGCAATGGAGTTTGAGGCGACTGATGAGATAAAGGCGATGAAAGACGATGCCAGGCGGAAGTTTTTTAAAGAAAATGAATCTATATTTCTGGAAAGTCTTATTGATATGAGACTTCAGCTTCAGGAGGCCTCAAGGGAAGGTATTTCTGCAAGTGATGAGGATGTAAACAGGGCTATTGAGAATATAAAAAAGAAATATTCTATGACTGATGAGGCATTTAAAGAAGCGATTAGCAAGGAGGGATTTACACTTGCTGAATATAGGAAAAAACTTTCAGAGCAGATAACCATAAGCCGTATTGTGGATCATGATGTGAAAAGCAAGATTCTGGTAACAGAGGGAGAGATTGATAGATATATTTCAGAGCATAAAGAACTCGAAAAAGAGAGTGAGGGGTTTAATATAAGCCATATATTTTTGAGAAAGACAGATGACAGAAAGCAGCTTGAAGAGAAGGCAATGGGTATCTATAAAAAGATAAAGGCAGGAGAAAACTTTTCAGAATTAGCAAAGCAATATTCAGAAGATGCAAGTGCAAGCATGGGTGGTGAACTTGGTTTTATAAAAAAATCTGACATGTCAAAGGATTTCCTTAATATCCTCTCAAATATGAAGAATGGTGATGTAAGTGAGCCTTTTTGGGGAGAAAACGGCATTCATATCATTAGATTGAATGAAAAGAAAGAGATCAAGGGTCCCAATGAATTAAGAGAAATAGTGAGACAGAGATTGTTGGAAGATAAATTCAATAAAGAATACAAGAACTGGATTAAAGGGTTGCGTGAGAAGGCATATGTGGAAATCAAACTTTAG
- a CDS encoding pseudouridine synthase, with translation MYPIAYSLFFMEQRIQKILAQMGIASRRKAEELIIDGRVTVNGKRAIVGMKADPERDHIKLDGKLLTRVEPKIYLMFNKPAGVVTSLSDPEGRPTIKDFLKGVKYRVFPVGRLDYDSEGLLLITNDGDFAYSILHPSKKMPKTYVVKVKGIIGDDAIMKLRRGVKLKDGMTAPAKVRRIRASESNSWIEVTIYEGRKRQVRRMLEEVGYPVIKLRRIAIGSLKMGDLKPGEIKHLTNEEIKKLKELAP, from the coding sequence ATGTATCCTATAGCCTATAGCCTGTTTTTTATGGAGCAAAGAATTCAAAAAATACTCGCTCAGATGGGAATAGCATCGAGGCGTAAGGCAGAAGAATTGATTATTGATGGCAGGGTGACAGTAAACGGAAAGAGGGCTATTGTTGGAATGAAGGCGGACCCTGAAAGGGACCACATAAAGCTTGATGGTAAACTGCTCACAAGGGTAGAGCCAAAGATATACTTGATGTTTAATAAGCCTGCAGGAGTTGTTACATCTCTTTCAGATCCCGAGGGAAGGCCGACTATAAAGGATTTCCTGAAAGGAGTAAAATATAGGGTTTTCCCTGTTGGAAGGCTTGATTATGACTCTGAGGGACTTTTGTTAATAACTAATGACGGAGATTTTGCTTACTCTATACTCCACCCGTCTAAAAAGATGCCAAAGACATATGTGGTCAAGGTAAAAGGTATTATAGGTGATGATGCGATAATGAAACTCAGGCGAGGTGTAAAGTTAAAAGATGGTATGACAGCGCCTGCAAAGGTTAGGAGAATAAGGGCATCAGAAAGCAACTCATGGATTGAGGTAACAATATATGAAGGCAGAAAAAGGCAGGTAAGACGAATGCTTGAGGAAGTAGGATACCCTGTAATCAAACTTCGGAGGATAGCTATAGGTAGTTTAAAAATGGGGGATTTAAAGCCGGGAGAGATAAAACATCTGACAAATGAAGAAATTAAAAAGCTGAAGGAGTTAGCACCATGA
- the aspS gene encoding aspartate--tRNA ligase: protein MIRDKWCGEIRESDIGSNVRLAGWVFRRRDHGGLIFIDLRDRSGIAQVVFSPDVSKEAHKLAHDLRGEFVISVSGEIRRRPTGTENHNLPTGMVELYAKELNVLNESTPLPFPMEEAHEASESLRLKYRYLDLRRPELQNNLIIRHKTTKSIRDYLDENGFLEIETPMLTKSTPEGARDYLVPSRLNPGHFYALPQSPQLFKQILMVSGLERYFQIVKCFRDEDLRADRQPEFTQIDMEMSFADREDIITLIEGMIKRLFMDVLGIEIEVPFQRLGYTESMERFGNDKPDMRFGLELKDMADLASKGSFKVFLDTIKSGGRVKAINGKGMAGFSRREIDMLTEEAQSFGAKGLAWIKVKDGFESPIAKFFPDEVLRQMAERLDASDGDMMLFVADREKVVHDVMSRLRLELGKRIGLIKGGFKFLWVTDYPLLEWDEEGGRFTAMHHPFTSPVDEDIEKMFSVDISELQNPNSKLSTIRAKAYDIVLNGYEIGGGSIRIHRKDVQKKMFEILKISDDEARLKFGFLLDALQYGAPPHGGIALGLDRLVMLMVGAHSIRDVIAFPKTQKAMCLMSGAPSIVEPKQLRELNIKVDIPL, encoded by the coding sequence ATGATTCGTGATAAATGGTGTGGTGAGATCAGGGAGTCGGATATAGGCTCCAATGTGAGACTTGCGGGATGGGTATTCAGAAGAAGAGATCATGGAGGCTTGATATTTATCGATCTGAGAGACAGGAGTGGTATTGCACAGGTTGTCTTCAGCCCTGATGTTTCAAAAGAAGCGCATAAGCTTGCACATGATCTAAGAGGTGAATTTGTAATATCAGTATCAGGAGAAATAAGACGGAGACCAACAGGAACAGAAAATCATAATCTTCCGACTGGCATGGTTGAGCTATATGCAAAGGAATTGAATGTGCTTAATGAGTCAACCCCCTTACCTTTTCCAATGGAAGAGGCTCATGAGGCATCTGAGTCTTTGAGACTTAAATATAGATACCTTGATTTGAGGAGACCTGAACTGCAGAATAATCTGATTATCAGACACAAGACTACAAAGAGCATAAGGGATTATCTTGACGAAAATGGTTTTTTAGAGATAGAGACCCCGATGCTTACAAAATCAACTCCTGAAGGGGCAAGGGATTATCTTGTGCCGAGCAGGCTTAATCCAGGGCATTTCTATGCACTTCCACAATCACCACAGCTTTTCAAGCAAATACTCATGGTATCAGGACTTGAAAGGTATTTTCAGATAGTCAAGTGTTTCAGAGATGAGGATTTACGAGCTGATAGGCAACCCGAGTTTACACAGATTGATATGGAGATGTCTTTTGCTGACAGAGAAGATATCATAACTCTGATAGAAGGAATGATAAAGAGGCTTTTTATGGATGTGCTGGGTATAGAGATTGAAGTGCCTTTTCAGAGGCTTGGTTACACGGAATCAATGGAAAGGTTTGGCAATGACAAACCTGATATGAGATTTGGGCTTGAGTTAAAGGATATGGCAGATCTTGCATCAAAGGGATCATTTAAGGTTTTTCTTGATACGATAAAATCAGGTGGAAGAGTAAAGGCAATTAATGGCAAGGGAATGGCAGGGTTTTCAAGGAGAGAAATAGACATGCTCACTGAGGAAGCACAGTCTTTTGGAGCAAAGGGACTTGCATGGATTAAGGTGAAAGATGGGTTCGAATCACCTATTGCTAAGTTTTTTCCTGATGAAGTCTTAAGACAGATGGCAGAGAGACTCGATGCATCTGATGGAGATATGATGTTGTTTGTTGCTGACAGAGAAAAGGTTGTCCATGATGTGATGAGTCGCCTAAGACTCGAACTTGGTAAAAGAATAGGGCTGATAAAAGGAGGTTTTAAGTTTTTATGGGTAACAGACTATCCGCTTTTAGAATGGGATGAAGAAGGCGGTAGATTTACAGCTATGCATCATCCATTTACATCGCCGGTCGATGAAGATATAGAGAAGATGTTTTCTGTTGATATTTCTGAATTACAGAATCCTAATTCCAAACTGAGCACTATAAGGGCAAAGGCATATGACATCGTACTAAACGGCTATGAGATAGGTGGGGGTAGCATCCGTATTCATAGGAAGGATGTGCAAAAGAAGATGTTTGAGATATTAAAAATATCAGATGATGAGGCAAGGTTAAAATTTGGTTTTCTCCTTGATGCACTTCAATATGGTGCACCTCCTCATGGCGGCATTGCACTTGGCCTTGACAGGCTTGTGATGTTGATGGTAGGTGCGCATTCTATAAGGGATGTTATAGCATTCCCAAAAACCCAAAAGGCAATGTGTCTTATGAGCGGTGCGCCATCAATTGTAGAGCCTAAGCAGTTAAGGGAATTGAATATAAAGGTGGATATACCGCTATAA